aacaaGCAATGAAACGAAAACTTAGTAAGAATTGAGCCGGTTGGGTTATGCCCAAGTAACTTTTGGCCACCAATTTATTAACCCAACCCTTTTGACACCCCTACTTGTGCTATTCACCATAATTTTCTCACAAGTGATCATATCTTATACAGGAAAACTAAAGAATAATGTTTACCTGCATTAATTGCAGCATCTGTTTGAATAGCTCCTTTAATGGCAGCTCCATTTGGTGCAGGTATTTCCCTGCCTAATCCACTAACTACCTGTAACATTTGAGGTAATCAAATAAACAATAGTAACTTATTAACTATCTTTATTCCCTAtgaataattgttttttttttcctttctctaTGGCATGGAGAAACATGagcaaattaaattaatttataaactTCAGCAGTTTCATGATTTTGGTTCCCTTTGGCCTAGGTATGACTGAATTATGGAGAGTCGATAGTTTAAAGCATTTTTAGGATATTGAGAGTATGAGCTGAAtagaatattttctttgtttatatcaAATGAAAAGCTATATACAGTAAAAGGAGAGAGCTGCCGTTCAATAGAAATGGAAACATTTAGTATCCTCAAAGGAAATCAAGATTACAAGTTATATACTGAGTAAGTTTAACAGAAATGCATGAAAAATAAATGCTAGAAACGCTCTTCCCTGGAAATGAAACCATAAAATGAGTCTCCACACGGGTATATTTCTTAACTTATAAATAAACTGTAGAAATATATTACCCCAGTTGTGAGAGTGTTTTCAAATCCATAGGGATTTCCAATGGCAAAACAACTTTGACCTACACGTAGGCCGCGAGAGGTACCAACAGAGACTGGTTTTACTTCAACACCTTCAATATCAACCTGCAGTAGGATAGGAGACAATCAAACCCAGGGGACTCTTTAACTGACCAACTTTTATAGATATCGAATGTTGTTAGACAACTTTATTTTGCacatagttttttttcttcatgtttAATACCCATTCTCGTTTaacatttcattttcattagatCGAATCTAAGTGTTTTCACTTGTCTCTATTAAATTGCTTTTTTGTTAAAAGGAGAGAAGCAATGACAGATACCAATTGAGATTTTGGAGTATGCGGGGGTGTCGGAACGGTATGACAACAACAAACAACCCCTCTGTCAAAACAAATCGGGgttggctatatgaatcctcactagTCATATCTCCTCATTTAAAATCTAACTCATGTCATCATcataccaaaaaaggaaataaaagtgaaaaataggttaaatatataagtaaataataatattaaatgttCTTTATATACTCACTTACATATAAAGGTCAAAATACTACTTGGAAAGCAATACGCTCAAAATAAACATACTAACTTCGTCTGTGTGAGCTTGCTCATATTGCCAGTCCTAAACCCAGATAACGGAGGAGGGGTTGCAACATGCTGGCAGCCGATGTAAAACTTGCTAATTCATGACGAATCCTCATATATAGACTGAAACTAGAAGACCTTGTATATAATTTTCTGAGACAGGCGAATAGTGCCTTTCTTATTTAGGTACGTGCTTAAAATTTGTATGAAATTGATCCCCAATAATTTCACCATAATAGGTTGATGGCGACTGTACatcacattcatgcatttacgATTCATGTGACGGTATTGATACTCTTGAAAGGTGTGCTATTTGCTCGCAGTTCTCTTTGTGTCTCTATTCCTAAGGTAGAAGTGCCATCTTTCCAAGTTATATGACAGTCTTCCCATTTTTAAACATTTCAAACGTTTTATACCAATCCATTTCCACACAACTTTCACAATTCAATGGCTCAAATTCGTTTAATTGTTCAAATTTAACACTTTGATATGATGTTTTCTCCATCAAaccttttaatattttgttccaCAATagctaatataatatataaaccAAAATTAATATCTCAACATCCGTGGCCATTCAAATATTGTCATATAAAATAGAATGGAAGGAGTTAGATTATGTTCTGTTTGTCATAGTGTACTTCAACTAACCAATCTATCTATAAGGAGAAATTTGGATAGTTATAATTACCAGTCTAAAGCTACCagtatagaaaataaattagtaaACAAAATGGAAATTGACAACATTATTAAGTAAAATATCGATTTAACACCTTGAGAACGGCCAGATCATATGCTGGATCAACACCTACGATCTTCGCATCCTTAACTATGCTTTCTCCTTTAGCATTCACTAAAGAAACCTGAAAAGGAAACCTTTAAAATTAGAATTACCTGAAATGGAGCAGTCCTGTTGAATATACAAATAAGAACTGAAAACAAAGGGATATAAAACACCAGGAATGCAGAAAAACCTTACAACGCTGCAATCCAATGTTATCAGTAGCTAATTTAGCAATGACATGGTAATTGGTTACCTGCAATAAACCCAAAATAATCATGCCCCATGCTCAGCAAACTGTCtgattttagaattataagtACACTGTGTTAGGTCAGTACTGAAACAAATTTACAGAAAATTTCGAAGCAAGATTTGAAGCAGGGTCAGAAATTTGAATGAGACAACCGAATTTCAACTGTGTGAAAATATTGGAGGCGGGAAACAAAAAACCAATGGAATCTTAATTCAAGTCTGACATCAAGCATTTAACTTTCTTGAGATAAGCAGCAGAGAGTTCATCCAATTAACATGGAAAATTCGGATATTCATTGCAAATTTGTAATCCATAGAGTCGAACAATCGTACAATGTGACCAAACTTATCCCAAATGAAGCCCGAACCTGTCCCTTCCACTTTTGCATTCTCATCGTCGGCAAGCACCTTAGTAGAGTCATTGGAGCCTTTAGCCAACTCAAGGTCCTTAATGAAAACAACAGAAGGGGAAGTTTCCTGCATTTGCATCATCAGTTCTGTTACTACATTTTGAACAGATAAACTCACCAATCAATAAACATGATAAGACAAAAATGATAATTTCGTCTTATTATTGTTGTGAAGATTTTTGGATGATTTATTCATGACCTCATTAAGAAACATTTAAATTTCTCGTAGGTCTGATTTATGGCATTCTTACTGATACTAAACCATATTAGCTTTGTGTGAACTAACATACTACTGCAAAATGGCTTAGGAGGATCTTATTGTTCAATGTATTTGTGATCTGTCCACTTAGATGTCCAATTCAAGGTCTTCAGAATAATGCACAAATTCCTTTCTACACCATCTATTCAGTAACACGAGACACACGTCTTTCAGATACAAGAAGATTTTGACTAGATTAACAACGACTGCAAAGTAAGCGTACAAGTCACAACTATCAAGAGTTCACTTCCAACATTATACAATGAAGATATGTGAGTCACAAAGTTCGGTTAGTATATAATGACTTCTTACTTCAAGACATCCAATTTTCAGTCTTCACTTTCCATACAGTAGTAAATGGTCTGGGGATTAACTTTGTAAGCTTAAAGAAGGGAGGGAAATTGATACTCATTAATTCCTCTCTATATGAAAGGagtgtataatattatattagttaTAACGAAAGTACatagtatttatttaaaagttagtTTGATGGAGAAATCTTTACACTGAAGTTTACTAAATTTGAATTGTTGAAAGTTGTCTAAAAATAGAATAGTGCAAATATTTTCCGAATGTTCAACTAAAAAGAGTGTTATATATTGGAACGATGGGAACAACATTTACTTGATATAGGGATATAACACATTCTTGActcttcaaattaaaaaatggtCCTTTATCGAATTGTTCCAGGTTTCTACTCCAATTAAAGGAAATGGTTATTTTCACATATTCTTCAATAATATTTGAACAATAAAACAGCCAATATTTTCTGCATTTGGGCCATACCTAAGTCAATAAGTATAGGTCTCAACTTCAAATCCTAGTAGAGGCAAACACATGATTTCTTGTATATGCGCCACTGAATTGAAGATAGCAGCCGGTAACACAAGAAGTTAGTCTAGGTAAAGAATAAAGAAGCTAATTACTCTATTTCAATTTTCCATGTTACAAAATTAGGTATATTCGAAGCCaagtcaaaatcagacaaataaattgaaacggaatCTACAACACACTGAGAGAGAGTCAGTTATTGGGTTTTCTTCTTGTATTTAATTTACCTGAAAGAGATGAACGAGtctatcttcttcttgttgAGGCATTTCGATTTGGAAAGCAGTAGCAGGAGAGTGATGAgatgtatatatgaaagagGAAAACAGAGAAGAAGTAAATATCAAAGCTTTACGCCTTGTACAATATTGAGGAGGAATTTTCGTTGGAATTGAAAGGAGGATATGCTGTGCCTGTGGAGAAACAACCACTCCCAACACCACCATAGCTGCCTCCTCAACCAATTTAGCGCACACACTACACTAATGAGTTTAAAATAGATAAACCTTCGAGAAAATGAGGTAAGAATGTCTCACAAGtctccaattaaaaaaaagggaCAAGTGGGGCTCTTCATCTCTTCCTCAATTTAATTTAactcttaattaatatattggatcaaattagtattttttaaaacttaggagactttattttaaattgtgaaGCATATTAAGAATGGAAAAAACCTTTTAACttattcaattttctttttaaaactgAAGTTACAGGGGAAAGTTGGAAGGGATCCAAGAACGggacttttcaaaaaaaaaaaaatttcttcttcatcttcaaaatcatcaaatcttctttgagttttttgagtttgttgtgtttttcttttcaatcagTAGCTTCTAATACAAGGTaaactttcttctcttttctattTCAAAGGATAAGATTAGGgtttaataaagaagaaaatcatcatcatcttgctattatatttttttgtttttttacattatatttattccgtttgaacttgaaattaattcaaaagaGCATTTTTGataagtataaaaaatattttgtgtcCATTCTTCAGTTGGGTTTAGTGAATTCAATTTAGTTGTTTCAGCCAACAACTTAAGTAGTTGTTTGGACAACTACTGAAGTTGTTTATAGAAataactttatatttttgttaatacAGAAATTGTCCAACAACTTCCTGTAGTTGTCCGACGATTCAGAAGTTGTCTCAACAACTACTGCAGTTGTTAGACAATTGTGTTTAATTGTTGGTCAACTGATTAGTTGTaggacaaataatttaattattgatcTATAATGTACCACTATTGCTCCTTTTCTGTTGATTCTATTCAGTTAATTTCTTACTATTTACTAACTTTTAACTATTTTAGTGTAGTTATAATGCTTTAATATAAGAGGAGGAGAACTGGAACATCTTCATCCAATCCAAATGCTAAAGAAAATGCTGAGAGCTTAACTGCTACTAGAAAAAGAGGTACCACAACACTTCAAAGTATCGGTGGACAACcatttggagaagaaaaaagtGATCAAAGTAGCGACGATCAATCTagtaaaatggaaaaaaatagtaAGAATAACAGTGACCTATCAGGTGAAGAAAAAAGTGATGAAAATAGCAACGAAAAATCAAGTGAAGAAGAAGGTATTGAATCCTCTCCAAATTATGTTAAAATCATTTCCAATGATAAGTATAAGTTTAAGACCCACTTGAGTGTGTCTGGGTCTTATGATTCAAGCATCAATGCGAGAGTTGGTTTTGGAGCTCAATTTGTTGAGTTTAGAAAGATTTTAATcgcacaaaaaattgaaaatgattttaaaaaatcttgttTTGGTCACTTTTTGAAGTTGGATCAATCTGTAGCAGTACAACTTCCAATGAAGTTAGTACATGGCCTTTGTCTTCGTCGTATATtttctgaaaagaaaaaagaggttTGGATTGATTATAATGGTTTGCCTCTTTGTTTTGGCATTAATGAATTCGCTATTATGACTGGACTTCGGTGTCATTCCCTACCTCCTCTAAGTCAAGAATTAGCGAAAATTGGAAAAGAAGGTGAAATTTTGGTTGATCTGGTGGGTCAATCTGCAAATGCTGCTGTACTCATAGAAAAGATGAGTGATCCATGCTTAACCAAAAAGCAAAAGCTTGCTATTAGTATGGTTTGGTTTTTGCATTGTGTATTGTGTTCAAAAAGTGCAGAAAAGAAGATAGAAACTCATTGGCTAAAGATGG
This genomic stretch from Solanum stenotomum isolate F172 chromosome 10, ASM1918654v1, whole genome shotgun sequence harbors:
- the LOC125842475 gene encoding protease Do-like 5, chloroplastic, which codes for MVVLGVVVSPQAQHILLSIPTKIPPQYCTRRKALIFTSSLFSSFIYTSHHSPATAFQIEMPQQEEDRLVHLFQETSPSVVFIKDLELAKGSNDSTKVLADDENAKVEGTGSGFIWDKFGHIVTNYHVIAKLATDNIGLQRCKVSLVNAKGESIVKDAKIVGVDPAYDLAVLKVDIEGVEVKPVSVGTSRGLRVGQSCFAIGNPYGFENTLTTGVVSGLGREIPAPNGAAIKGAIQTDAAINAGNSGGPLIDSSGHVIGVNTATFTLRGSGMSSGVNFAIPIDTVVRTIPYLIVYGTSYKDRY